In Mus musculus strain C57BL/6J chromosome 14, GRCm38.p6 C57BL/6J, the following are encoded in one genomic region:
- the Gm10413 gene encoding uncharacterized protein LOC100041774, whose protein sequence is MFSWLLRLCQKENGDEGETRPTEKEEGILSHEKGRRKSFLRRHRSARNTSTQNSKMTKKRSKINELEELKLDMRKISNDMEEMCGILNLYMYEDLNYRMNTEFNIIKSQHEKTMLDMDKMTQSIIISMKFSEELLKDNYSYSIKQKHRLRECTQLKEKVRILLNENRKLLVEQAGTQVSHGEEKRFCEEASKNICASSAKEQQV, encoded by the exons atgttttcctggctgctcaggctatgtcagaaagagaatggcgatgaaggagagaccagaccaacggagaaggaagagggaatcctttctcatgaaaaaggaagaaggaagtcattcttgagaaggcaca ggtctgctagaaatacttcaacccaaaattccaaaatgactaagaagagatcaaaaataaatgaactagaagaactgaaattagatatgaggaagatcagcaatgacatggaggaaatgtgtggaatcctgaacctttacatgtatgaggatttgaactacag gatgaacactgaattcaacatcattaaatcacaacatgagaagacaatgttggatatggatAAAATGACCCAGTCCATAATTATTTCCATGAAGTTCTCCGAGGAACTGTTaaaagataactattcctacag catcAAGCAGAAACACCGcctccgtgagtgcactcaactaaaggaaaaagtgaggatattactgaatgagaacagaaagctgctggtggagcaggctggaaCGCAAGTGTCccatggggaagaaaagaggttctgtgaggaggccagcaagaacatctgtgcctcaagtgccaaggagcagcag gtgtga